In Osmia bicornis bicornis chromosome 10, iOsmBic2.1, whole genome shotgun sequence, one genomic interval encodes:
- the LOC114876242 gene encoding gamma-glutamylcyclotransferase-like yields MCDKFLYFAYGSNMLTKRIHINNPTAIRRNIGFLKNFRLDFITHSKRWGGCSATIVPTENSVVWGAIWELHGSNMSTLDEQEGVADKLYFPLMVDVHTPSGNILKCRVYQQCNNPNEHVNLCSLPKHRRPSPLYLETILTGAKESKLPHDYIKCLETIPHNEYDGEYDIGLPLKEV; encoded by the exons ATGTGCGAtaagtttttatattttgcataTGGGAGTAATATGTTAACAAAAAGAATTCATATTAATAATCCAACTGCAATACGAAGAAATATTGGTTTTTTAAAA AATTTCAGGCTAGACTTCATAACACATTCCAAAAGGTGGGGTGGATGTTCTGCAACAATTGTTCCTACAGAAAATTCTGTTGTATGGGGAGCAATATGGGAATTACATGGGTCCAacatgtctacattagatgagcAAGAAGGTGTTGCAGACAAGTTGTATTTTCCTTTAATGGTTGATGTACATACACCAAGTGGtaatatattaaaatgtaGAGTGTACCAACAATGTAACAATCCAAATGAACATGTAAATTTATGTTCATTACCAAAACACAGAAGACCCTCACCATTATACCT GGAAACAATACTAACAGGTGCAAAAGAAAGTAAATTACCTCATGATTACATAAAATGTTTAGAAACAATACCACATAATGAATATGATGGAGAATATGATATTGG CCTGCCGTTGAAAGAAGTTTAG
- the LOC114876238 gene encoding probable leucine--tRNA ligase, mitochondrial gives MKFTKLFCKPLIIHYRNDIIFRNVTARYASTGINLFENELVTDSIKKDIEKYWRDKINLHGFNETENTKEKFYVLSMFPYPSGLLHMGHVRVYTISDAVARFYRMKGYNVLHPMGWDAFGLPAENAAIEKQIDPDEWTRENIKKMRNQLDLLNYAFDWDKEICTCDPEYYKWTQDLFLKLYEKDLVYQKEAYVNWDPIDETVLAEEQVDENNCSWRSGAIVEKRLLNQWFIRTTPFAKSLFEGLKNPTLKQWGDVKKIQRNWIGECKGTSFELQLVTDIPNYPKTINVWTDLPEFIEYAKFVAISSNSLLNRAEYCHDVNEEIKVIDAKVLNPFNGKELPIFVTDKVTFQPFRDTYLGIPNASMDDYQFSEIVGIEFYRHSIRSYEEQQSKRAEILSKAQKWKIGGHSVSARLQDWLISRQRYWGTPIPIIHCSNCGAQPVPRDQLPVILPKMQFLNKKPTLNEAKDWLNTPCPKCGEQAIREMDTMDTFVDSSWYFLRYIDPKNTEDMFSVDKAKKMFPVDLYVGGKEHAVLHLYYARFISHFLHSEELIPSQEPFKQLLVQGIVKGKSYQVKSTGKYLKADEVEEIEGKYVEKSTKEPVEVTWEKMSKSKHNGVDPLELLNKYGVDTTRLLILADVAPTSDRHWSEDTIDGIINWQNRLWLTVRSFIRYRNNVTSEELQTVPTTPKFIDDDAYMFDSRNYFLKTVTFNITDSQQLSVAISRMQGLTNSLRKVSEECKNKSREFERALAVQLIMLAPIAPHFASELWATFCSAKHHLINENEVKLDKDVMEQDWPEIDMEYNMLLRINVNGKFYKKFKIPRYKLDKLSADEAFDIAVNEPAIQKRLQNRQIIGTKLLSTAGCDATINILTKKCEESVAS, from the exons ATGAAGTTTACAAAATTGTTTTGTAAACCACTAATCATACATTACAgaaatgatataatttttagaaatgtTACTGCCCGATATGCTTCAACCGGCATAAACCTATTTGAG AATGAATTAGTTACAGattcaataaaaaaagatatagaAAAGTATTGGAGAGATAAAATCAATTTACATGGATTTAATGAAAcagaaaatacaaaagaaaaattttatgtattatCCATGTTTCCATATCCCTCTGGATTACTTCATATGGGTCATGTAAGAGTCTATACAATAAGTGATGCTGTTGCTCGATTTTATAGAATGAAAg GATATAATGTCCTCCATCCAATGGGATGGGATGCATTTGGATTACCTGCTGAAAATGCTGCAATTGAAAAGCAAATTGATCCTGATGAATGGACAAgagagaatattaaaaaaatgcgaaatcaATTAGATTTGTTAAATTATGCTTTTGATTGGGATAAAGAAATTTGTACATGCGATCCAGAATATTATAAATGGACACAAGACTTGTTTTTAAAGCTCTATGAAAAAGATTTAGTTTATCAAAAAGAAGCATATGTCAATTGGGATCCCATTGATGAAACTGTATTGGCAGAGGAACAAGttgatgaaaataattgttcaTGGAGATCAGGTGCTATAGTAGAAAAAAGATTGTTAAATCAGTGGTTTATTAGAACCACACCATTTGCTAA GTCCTTATTTGAGGGTTTAAAAAACCCAACTTTGAAACAGTGGGGAGATGTTAAAAAGATACAAAGGAATTGGATAGGTGAATGTAAAGGAACTAGTTTTGAATTACAATTAGTAACAGATATTCCAAATTATCCAAAAACAATCAATGTTTGGACTGATCTACCAGAATTTATTGAATATGCAAAATTTGTTGCAATTTCCTCAAATAGTTTATTAAATAGAGCAGAATATTGCCATGACGTGAACGAAGAAATTAAAGTAATAGATGCCAAAGTATTAAATCCATTCAATGGAAAAGAATTACCAATATTTGTAACAGATAAAGTCACGTTTCAACCTTTCAGAGATACTTACCTTGGTATACCTAATGCTTCAATGGATGATTATCAGTTTTCTGAAATAGTTGGAATTGAATTCTACAGACATTCAATAAGAAGTTATGAAGAACAACAGTCCAAACGAGCAGAAATATTATCCAAAGCacaaaaatggaaaattggtGGACATTCAGTTAGTGCAAGGTTACAGGATTGGTTGATATCTAGACAAAGGTATTGGGGTACACCAATTCCAATTATTCACTGTTCAAATTGTGGTGCCCAACCGGTACCAAGGGATCAACTTCCTGTAATTTTAccaaaaatgcaatttttaaataaaaagccCACATTAAATGAAGCCAAGGACTGGTTAAACACACCTTGTCCTAAATGTGGAGAGCAGGCAATTAGAGAAATGGATACAATGGATACATTTGTAGATAGTTCATGGTATTTTTTGAGGTACATTGATCCCAAAAATACAGAAGACATGTTTTCTGTCGATAAAGCAAAAAAAATGTTCCCTGTTGATCTTTATGTAGGTGGAAAAGAACATG CTGTACTGCATTTGTATTATGCCAGGTTTATAAGTCATTTTTTACATTCAGAAGAGCTCATACCCAGTCAAGAACCATTTAAGCAACTGCTTGTTCAGGGTATAGTAAAGGGTAAGAGTTATCAAGTAAAGAGTAcaggaaaatatttaaaagcaGATGAAGTGGAAGAAATAGAGGGCAAGTATGTAGAAAAAAGTACCAAAGAACCAGTAGAAGTTACATGGGAAAAGATGTCTAAATCGAAACACAATGGCGTTGATCCTCTTGAATTGTTAAACAAGTATGGAGTTGATACAACTAGATTGCTAATATTAGCCGATGTTGCACCAACTTCAGATAGACATTGGAGTGAGGACA CTATTGATGGGATAATTAATTGGCAAAATCGCTTATGGTTAACGGTAAGAAGTTTTATACGCTATCGGAATAACGTAACTTCAGAAGAACTCCAAACAGTGCCGACTACTCCTAAATTTATCGATGATGATGCGTATATGTTTGATAGCagaaattatttcttaaaaacTGTAACTTTTAATATAACTGATTCCCAACAATTAAGTGTTGCAATATCAAGAATGCAAGGTCTCACAAACAg TTTACGAAAAGTATCTGAAGAATGTAAGAACAAAAGTCGTGAATTCGAACGTGCATTAGCAGTTCAACTTATAATGCTTGCGCCAATAGCACCGCATTTCGCTTCAGAATTGTGGGCCACGTTTTGTTCAGCTAAACATCAtcttataaatgaaaatgaagtGAAATTGGATAAAGATGTTATGGAACAAGATTGGCCGGAAATAGATATGGAATATAATATGTTACTACGTATCAAC GTAAATGGAAAGTTTTACAAAAAATTCAAGATACCTAGATATAAGCTGGATAAGTTGTCGGCCGACGAAGCTTTTGATATAGCAGTAAATGAACCAGCAATCCAAAAGCGTTTACAAAATCGGCAGATTATCGGTACTAAACTTCTTTCAACGGCAGGCTGTGATGCAACAATAaacattttaacaaaaaagtGTGAAGAGTCTGTAGCATCCTAA
- the LOC114876241 gene encoding 60S ribosomal protein L13, whose product MGKRNNMIPNGHFHKDWQRFVKTWFNQPARKLRRKQSRVKKARAVAPRPVKLLRPVVHCPSFRYHTKVRAGKGFTLEELKASGLNKRFARTVGVAIDPRRRNKSVECLQANAQRLKEYKSKLILFPLNEKKPKKGDATEEEMKVASQVRGEIMPIRHQAPAKAKARVISEDERKFSAYVTLRKARADARLVGIRAKRVKDAAENPDDVTKVAKDKKVKK is encoded by the exons ATGGGTAAGAGAAATAACATGATCCCTAATGGACATTTCCATAAAGATTGGCAACGATTCGTCAAGACCTGGTTTAACCAGCCAGCTAGAAAGCTTCGTCGTAAGCAAAGTCGTGTGAAGAAAGCTCGTGCAGTTGCACCAAG aCCTGTCAAACTGTTGAGACCGGTTGTCCACTGCCCATCATTCCGTTATCATACAAAAGTTAGGGCTGGCAAAGGTTTCACATTGGAAGAATTGAAAGCCAGTGGTTTGAACAAAAGATTTGCCAGGACTGTAGGGGTTGCCATTGATCCAAGAAGACGTAACAAATCAGTTGAATGTTTGCAAGCAAATGCTCAACGACTGAAGGAATATAAATCAAAACTAATTCTCTTCCCACTGAATGAAAAGAAA CCTAAGAAGGGAGATGCAACTGAAGAGGAAATGAAAGTTGCAAGCCAAGTTAGAGGAGAGATCATGCCCATAAGACATCAAGCACCAGCTAAAGCCAAGGCTCGCGTCATCTCTGAAGACGAACGGAAATTCTCCGCATATGTAACTCTTCGCAAAGCTAGGGCTGACGCTAGATTAGTTGGAATTCGTGCGAAACGTGTAAAGGATGCAGCGGAAAATCCTGATGATGTTACAAAAGTTGCCAAGGATAAAAAGGTTAAGAAGTAA
- the LOC114876272 gene encoding kinesin-like protein KIF23: MKSARTKPPGSARKPINRPRCNNMVSKDPVQVYCRLRSMQHPTDVSCMKVTSDTTVVIIPPESATNFRSANNKEIQTTFSMVFTPNTPQKEVFNVVALPLVENVIRGRNSLLFTYGVTGSGKTYTMTGEPQDPGVMPRCLDVIFNSIANYQTKKFIFKPDKLNGFDIQSEADAMLDRQNEMHAGLMSQRNGKLGKQRKAESDSDSNPLILREIEESQAITVDQDNAYAVFVTYVEIYNNSVYDLLEDEDIRTKTLQSKIVREDGNKNMYVHAVTEVEVKSAEEAFEVFHRGQRRRRVAHTALNAESSRSHSVFTIRLVQAPLDSEGEQVIQDKRVVCITQLSLVDLAGSERTNRTKNTGQRLREAGNINNSLMTLRSCLEILRENQLQGTNKIVPYRDSKLTHLFKNYFDGEGQVRMIVCVNPRADDYDETIQVMKFAEMTQEVQVARPTITKIDLGFTPGRRQANKIFKEARSKLEREGRPEAADLEVDVGLVYSLGGPFPELEISSPRNEEIITNLMHFLEQRINKRNALRSNLQQKQNELRKMLMTVEHEHLNLKVENASLKAANSQQRKKVSALEGHLCKTEEQIDSLLRKLNHANDTIRSLQQELKDRDMALNQRLIDKQRVKQKYNTKIQAETDKMNRELEIKLRQQREHLQNQMKEKDDKLRLVKQILVDDEMNPIPSAPKERTTATPSCTEATPKASDYRSRRDRVAVSSARHRRSQSADRWIDHRPGALVPLGTVLQPLMRRRRSVTRLTDPKEITDGVSRYCLVAQEHDTDGELETKLYKADILPTSGGGAQVVFNDMECLKQLSPKARKRSGPTDVDNINEIGTPNHSSTLIETHSKRPRVVN; the protein is encoded by the exons atGAAGTCTGC aCGTACAAAGCCACCAGGGTCGGCTCGTAAGCCAATTAATCGTCCAAGATGTAATAACATGGTATCTAAAGACCCAGTTCAAGTTTATTGTCGTTTAAGATCAATGCAACATCCCACAGATGTATCATGTATGAAAGTTACATCTGACACAACTGTGGTTATTATCCCACCTGAATCAGCAACAAATTTTCGTAGTgctaataataaagaaattcaaaCAACATTTAGTATGGTATTTACACCTAATACACCACAGAAGGAAGTGTTTAACGTGGTTGCTCTTCCATTAGTTGAAAATGTCATTCGTGGTAGAAACAGTCTTCTGTTTACTTATGGAGTAACTGGAAGTGGTAAAACATACACAATGACTGGTGAGCCACAAGATCCTGGTGTAATGCCTCGATGTCTTGATGTAATTTTTAACAGTATTGCTAATTATCAGACAAAGAAGTTCATTTTTAAACCAGATAAATTAAATGGTTTTGATATACAAAGTGAGGCTGATGCAATGCTTGATAGGCAAAATGAGATGCATGCAGGTCTTATGTCGCagagaaatggaaaattgGGAAAACA ACGCAAAGCAGAGAGTGATAGCGATAGTAATCCACTAATACTTCGTGAAATTGAAGAATCACAAGCAATAACAGTAGATCAAGACAATGCTTATGCTGTGTTTGTTACATATGTTGAAATATACAACAACAGTGTGTATGATTTGTTGGAGGACGAAGATATTAGAACTAa GACATTACAAAGTAAAATAGTCAGAGAAGATGGAAATAAAAACATGTATGTACATGCTGTCACAGAAGTTGAAGTAAAAAGCGCAGAAGAAGCATTTGAAGTATTCCATCGCGGGCAACGCAGACGAAGAGTTGCACATACTGCACTTAATGCCGAATCAAGTAGATCACATAGTGTCTTCACTATTCGTCTTGTACAA GCTCCCTTAGATAGCGAGGGCGAACAGGTAATACAAGACAAACGAGTAGTGTGTATTACTCAATTATCTTTAGTAGATTTAGCTGGTAGTGAAAGAACTAATCGTACAAAAAACACGGGTCAACGATTGAGAGAAGCAG GAAATATCAATAATTCTTTGATGACACTTCGATCGTGCTTGGAAATTTTAAGAGAGAATCAATTACAGGGTACAAATAAAATAGTGCCCTATAGGGATTCAAAGCTtacacatttatttaaaaattattttgatggAGAAGGACAAGTTAGAATGATCGTTTGCGTTAATCCGAGAGCGGATGATTATGATGAGACAATT CAAGTTATGAAATTTGCGGAAATGACTCAGGAAGTACAAGTAGCTAGACCAACAATTACAAAAATAGATCTTGGTTTTACACCTGGAAGAAGACAAGCAAACAAg ATATTTAAGGAGGCACGCAGTAAATTGGAAAGAGAAGGTCGTCCCGAAGCTGCAGATTTGGAAGTTGATGTCGGTTTAGTATACAG TTTGGGTGGGCCATTCCCCGAGTTGGAAATTAGCTCTCCACGCAATGAAGAGATAATCACTAATTTAATGCACTTTTTGGAGCAGCGCATTAACAAACGAAATGCTCTACGCTCTAATTTACAACAAAAAC AAAATGAGCTTAGAAAAATGTTAATGACAGTGGAACATGaacatttgaatttaaaagttgAGAATGCATCTTTAAAAGCAGCTAATTCACAACAAAGAAAAAAG GTTTCTGCATTGGAAGGCCATTTATGTAAAACTGAAGAACAAATAGATAGTTTACTTCGTAAATTAAATCATGCAAATGATACAATTCGTAGCTTGCAACAAGAGTTGAAAGATCGAGATATGGCGTTGAATCAACGTTTAATAGACAAACAGAGAGTGAAACAGAAATATAATACTAAAATACAAGCAGAAACCGATAAAATGAACAGagaattagaaataaaattacgtCAACAACGTGAACACTTACAG AACCAAATGAAGGAAAAAGATGATAAACTGAGATTGGTAAAACAAATTTTAGTTGATGATGAAATGAATCCTATTCCATCTGCTCCTAAGGAACGCACTACAGCTACTCCTAGTTGTACAGAAGCAACTCCGAAAGCATCGGATTACCGATCGCGAAGG GATAGAGTAGCTGTTTCAAGTGCAAGACATAGGCGATCACAAAGCGCTGATAGATGGATTGATCATAGACCAGGTGCATTGGTTCCTTTGGGAACAGTTCTTCAACCACTAATGCGTAGAAGACGTAGCGTCACACGTCTTACAGATCCAAAAGAAATTACAGATGGTGTATCTAGATATTGTCTCGTTGCACAAGAACACGACACAGATGGTGAACTTGAGACAAAACTGTATAAG gCGGACATATTACCCACTAGCGGAGGAGGTGCACAAGTTGTATTTAATGATATGGAATGTTTAAAACAATTATCTCCAAAAGCAAGGAAACGCAGTGGTCCAACAGATGTAGATAACATAAACGAAATAGGCACACCAAATCATTCGTCTACGCTGATAGAAACCCATTCTAAGAGACCGCGGGTGGTAAATTGA
- the LOC114876300 gene encoding charged multivesicular body protein 4b, which yields MSFFTKVFGGKKDSAPLSTADAIQKLRETEDMLIKKQDFLESKIDQEIQTAKKNGTKNKRAAIQALKRKKRYEKQLQQIDGTLSTIEMQREALESANTNTAVLTTMKNAADALKSVHQHMDVDQVHDMMDDIAEQQDVAKEISDAISNPVAFGQDIDEDELEKELEELEQEELDKELLGIEPTDELPNVPATTIPSAPARTRTKAKPDEDEDLKELEAWAS from the exons ATGAGTTTCTTTACCAAAGTATTTGGTGGCAAAAAGGATTCGGCCCCTTTGTCAACAGCCGATGCAATACAAAAGTTACGCGAAACCGAGGATATGTTGATAAAGAAACAGGATTTTCTTGAAAGTAAAATAGATCAGGAGATTCAAACAGCTAAGAAAAATGGAACGAAAAATAAGAGAG CTGCAATTCAAGCtcttaaaagaaaaaaacgatATGAGAAACAATTGCAACAAATTGATGGCACACTGTCTACAATTGAAATGCAAAGGGAAGCACTGGAAAGTGCAAACACTAATACTGCTGTACTTACTACAATGAAGAATGCAGCAGATGCATTGAAATCTGTTCATCAGCACAT GGATGTTGACCAAGTGCACGATATGATGGATGACATAGCTGAGCAACAAGATGTAGCAAAAGAAATTTCTGATGCAATATCTAATCCTGTAGCATTTGGACAAGATATAGATGAAGACGAATTGGAGAAAGAATTAGAAGAGCTTGAACAAGAAGAACTTGACAAAGAATTACTCGGTATTGAACCAACTGATGAACTTCCCAATGTTCCAGCTACAACTATTCCTTCTGCACCAGCTAGAACTCGCACAA AAGCTAAACCTGATGAGGATGAAGACTTGAAAGAATTAGAGGCATGGGCATCGTAA
- the LOC114876293 gene encoding pyruvate dehydrogenase phosphatase regulatory subunit, mitochondrial-like: MLKNVASKCVCITFLRKEIFEVNRSYSNYITYNNGLFKSKRTDDETHKKFNAKSNVSFQTSILPSQSQIVIAGAGTVANSVAYHLVINGWNDVLVLEQNRIGSGTSYFGSGTLGLFKPISHRNLISYSIKLYQQLQEMGYDIGLKQCGSIYLAQTKDRMIALKRRMAYNVPTGLHCETLKIDQLKQLHPYLHIQDIEGAVWVPEDAVANPSAICEALAKLARIGGAKYVENCRVEEVHTENGAVKSVKTEHGVVHCKYFVNCAGMWARELGLKCNPPVRIPAYPADHFYALASPFSSYPNITLPCVRDYDSYSYLREWQGELLIGWFEPNSKPAFENTSIPTENWKNYLTVDSSRWMPLWDKVVHRLPILKGIKPNVYNCPDNFTPDGRWILGESPEVKNYFVAVGMNGNLLQGAGGIGKEVAECLINGESTQELLPFNVQRFLDLHSSKQYLQQRTKEVVGRNYAILYPHQCEYKYARKLRCSPLYSVLEERGAIFGVKMAYERPLYFDSTYQRGQKKPVMPPGSFYKPKFFDFMEEEFLACKEGVGIIDMSSFSKIEIRSSRWEVVEYLQQLCSNDANIPVGGIVHTGMQNQRGGYENDCILVRLTENSYFMVSPTSQQTRIYQWMSRHLPADHSVGLNDVTSKYTVINLVGPKATGLLSELSNSNINLSPFTYKTVNVAYASDVMVMSFTHTGESGYCLYIPSEYALHVYSKLMEVGKDYGARDVGVLTQRFMRIERFIPFWAEELTPFVTPYEAGSGYSVKLDKEYFIGKFALQHQKEQGVSKRLVLFVVNELDINKNIWPWGSEPIYRNNEFVGTVTSAGYGFATKKHICIGFISCPESNYVQTNTDIVTTDFIMEPTARYEIDIAGTRFPAKPHIHPLPIPAWSGKINKKYIPTPAIVYESDVYR, translated from the exons ATGCTGAAAAACGTGGCTTCAAAATGTGTTTGTATAAcatttttaagaaaagaaatctttGAAGTTAATAGAAGTTATTCGAATTATATAACCTATAACAATGGGTTATTTAAATCTAAACGAACCGATGATGAAACTCATAAAAAATTCAACGCCAAATCCAatgtttcatttcaaacatcaATATTACCATCGCAATCACAAATTGTTATTGCGGGTGCAGGAACAGTCGCTAATTCGGTTGCTTATCATCTTGTTATCAATGGATGGAATGATGTACTTGTCTTAGAACAAAATAg AATTGGTAGTGGAACATCTTATTTTGGTTCTGGCACCCTTGGTTTGTTTAAACCAATATCACATAGAAACTTAATCTCTTATAGTATCAAGTTGTATCAACAATTACAAGAAATGGGATATGATATAGGATTAAAACAATGTGGTAGCATATACCTAGCTCAAACTAAAGACAGAATGATTGCTTTAAAGAGAAGAATGGCTTATAATGTGCCTACAGGCTTGCACTGTGAA ACTTTGAAGATAGATCAACTAAAGCAATTACACCCATATTTGCATATCCAAGACATTGAAGGTGCTGTTTGGGTACCTGAAGATGCAGTAGCAAATCCTAGTGCAATCTGTGAGGCTCTAGCCAAGCTAGCAAGGATTGGAGGAGCTAAGTATGTTGAAAATTGTCGTGTAGAGGAAGTACACACTGAAAATGGAGCTGTAAAGAGTGTGAAAACAGAGCATGGTGTAGTCCattgcaaatattttgttaactGTGCAGGAAtg TGGGCACGTGAATTGGGATTAAAATGCAATCCACCTGTTAGAATTCCAGCATATCCTGCAGACCATTTTTATGCACTTGCTTCTCCTTTCTCATCTTATCCAAATATAACTTTACCTTGTGTACGAGATTATGATTCTTACTCGTATTTGCGAGAATGGCAAG GAGAATTATTAATTGGCTGGTTTGAACCAAACTCAAAACCGGCGTTCGAAAATACTTCTATTCCTacagaaaattggaaaaactATCTTACAGTTGACTCGTCACGTTGGATGCCATTATGGGATAAAGTGGTACATAGATTACCAATTTTAAAAGGTATAAAACCAAATGTTTATAACTGTCCTGATAATTTTACACCTGACGGAAGATGGATATTAGGAGAAAGTCCGGAAGTAAAGAATTATTTTGTCGCCGTTGGCATGAATGGAAATTTATTACAAG GAGCTGGAGGAATAGGCAAAGAAGTTGCTGAATGTTTAATTAATGGAGAATCTACACAGGAGCTACTTCCCTTTAACGTACAGAGGTTTCTAGATTTGCATAGTAGTAAACAATATTTGCAGCAAAGAACAAAGGAAGTTGTTGGCAGAAACTATGCAATTTTATATCCTCATCAATGCGAATACAAATATGCTCGGAAATTGCGTTGCTCCCCTTTATATTCCGTTCTCGAGGAAAGAGGTGCCATTTTTGGTGTAAAAATGGCTTACGAACGGCCGCTTTATTTTGATTCAACTTACCAAA gaGGACAAAAGAAACCAGTCATGCCACCGGGTAGTTTTTATAAACCTAAATTCTTTGATTTTATGGAAGAAGAATTTTTAGCATGCAAAGAAGGAGTAGGAATAATTGATATGAgctcattttcaaaaattgaaattagg TCTAGCCGTTGGGAAGTGGTAGAATATCTTCAGCAATTATGTTCCAATGATGCGAATATACCAGTTGGTGGCATAGTGCATACAGGAATGCAAAATCAAAGAGGAGGGTATGAAAACGATTGTATTTTAGTAAGGCTGACAGAAAATAGTTATTTTATGGTTTCACCTACATCACAACAAACGCGCATTTACCAGTGGATGTCAAG ACATTTACCAGCTGATCATTCAGTAGGTCTGAATGATGTAACTTCGAAATATACAGTCATTAACTTAGTAGGACCTAAAGCAACAGGATTACTCTCAGAGCTGTCAAACTCTAACATTAATCTTTCTCCTTTTACTTACAAG ACTGTAAATGTGGCATATGCTTCTGATGTAATGGTAATGTCGTTCACACATACCGGTGAATCTGGTTACTGCTTATATATACCCTCAGAATACGCACTTCACGTATACTCGAAATTAATGGAAGTAGGTAAAGATTATGGAGCTCGAGATGTAGGTGTACTCACACAACGTTTCATGCGAATAGAAAGATTCATCCCGTTTTGGGCCGAAGAACTGACACCGTTTGTGACTCCGTACGAAGCTGGAAGCGGATACAGCGTAAAATTAGAT AAAGAATATTTCATTGGCAAGTTTGCTTTACAACATCAAAAAGAACAAGGTGTATCGAAAAGATTAGTATTATTTGTGGTTAATGAATTAgacattaataaaaatatttggcCATGGGGTAGTGAACCGATTTATCGAAATAATGAATTTGTAGGCACTGTTACATCAGCAGG ATATGGTTTTGCGACGAAAAAgcatatctgcattggattcATCAGTTGTCCTGAATCAAACTACGTACAAACTAATACAGATATAGTTACAACAGACTTCATAATGGAACCTACAGCTCGTTACGAAATTGATATTGCTGGAACCAGATTTCCTGCTAAACCGCACATTCATCCTTTACCAATACCGGCGTGGAGtggtaaaattaataaaaaatatatcccCACACCTGCTATTGTATATGAGAGCGACGTATATCGCTAA